Proteins from a single region of Nakamurella deserti:
- a CDS encoding alpha/beta fold hydrolase has translation MPYVTLPDGAQMFYKDWGAGRPVVFSHGWPLNSDAWDVELKLAADAGYRAIAHDRRGHGRSEQTWTGNDMDTYAADLAALVEALDLTDVIVVGHSTGGGEVVRYAARHGEARVAKVATAGAVPPLMVQTDANPEGTPLSAFNDIRAGVLGDRSAFYQELSAAFFGTNREGSIIPQADRDQFWRLGMQVGLAGAYDCVKAFSETDFTADLEILAERGTPMFVAHGDDDQIVPIAAAARRTAELVPQAQLKVYPGAPHGIAGPYQQALDQDLLAFFAS, from the coding sequence ATGCCCTACGTGACCCTGCCCGACGGCGCCCAGATGTTCTACAAGGACTGGGGCGCCGGTCGGCCGGTCGTGTTCAGCCACGGCTGGCCGCTGAACTCCGACGCCTGGGACGTCGAGCTCAAGCTCGCCGCCGACGCCGGCTACCGGGCCATCGCCCACGACCGTCGCGGCCACGGCCGGTCCGAGCAGACCTGGACCGGCAACGACATGGACACCTACGCCGCCGACCTCGCGGCGCTGGTCGAGGCGCTGGACCTGACCGACGTCATCGTCGTCGGGCACTCCACCGGCGGTGGCGAGGTCGTCCGGTACGCCGCCCGGCACGGCGAGGCCCGGGTGGCCAAGGTCGCCACGGCCGGTGCCGTGCCGCCGCTGATGGTGCAGACCGACGCGAACCCGGAGGGCACACCGCTGTCGGCGTTCAACGACATCCGGGCGGGGGTGCTCGGCGACCGGTCGGCGTTCTACCAGGAGCTGTCGGCGGCGTTCTTCGGCACCAACCGCGAGGGTTCGATCATCCCGCAGGCCGACCGCGACCAGTTCTGGCGGCTCGGCATGCAGGTCGGTCTGGCCGGCGCGTACGACTGCGTGAAGGCGTTCTCCGAGACCGACTTCACCGCGGACCTGGAGATCCTGGCCGAGCGCGGCACCCCGATGTTCGTCGCGCACGGCGACGACGACCAGATCGTGCCGATCGCCGCCGCGGCCCGCAGGACGGCCGAGCTGGTGCCGCAGGCGCAGCTCAAGGTCTATCCGGGTGCCCCGCACGGCATCGCGGGTCCCTACCAGCAGGCTCTGGACCAGGATCTGCTGGCGTTCTTCGCCTCCTGA